A single genomic interval of Rhodothermus profundi harbors:
- a CDS encoding T9SS type A sorting domain-containing protein gives MPGTMRYAWGFLFGGLLLTFGLTHFLKANEEVVVVLPIEVIGPDGYTVAVEVYVSDTTGVDSMYLKGHLLGYLYTPALEDTGGYDKKAAFRINGGRWIPIDNEHFKAFWPESQMFTPPLTGPIGGPYRTLRGMISIRGTGKLRPGRNTIEFRFNRTEGRTSGYRILELDLRRGGRNGQSVLQGTRFVWDDPAQWGPPEGYDTPEAIEEGRRLWQTRGILKGLAGERLVAACSDCHATDGRDLKYFNFSNQVIIQKAKLRGLTEEEGKKIAAYIRSVDLELPPGETVATCGGRPWNPPYQPGPGLSKRPVECWAAGAGIEWALARDRDVLAYLAPDAATEAALKSLQGVPPSPEHFTARADLSVENLVRHFNLKRSLPLTDIPVAYQMPDIFEWWPSVYPGDYFGAEVFHNSETYRSWEQAYEALKQPGQVAALLEEARRYANSWMSRGITTFFRFEVNTKAMPADLPTPPSWSDKSGEGELARLSLRQWILIKLWELVHKYKLEDKIVEIYGENARANEIDLSGWDRNWPVRGMWVYDMATHKQGSPYPDIGPYATKAQDQYFSAAWYQLSIILNNGTRTSGGTTNVDWNYVFAHINDMQRWYNIPLGAEYLKSLVAMMQTRTSWYVERKAPDWMVPGFGKQNRPGFKNLKEHMPLTWFYLGHKRRAQEFTAEEMRNITEALLRIWIEEAERYDERHAEWIRNWRDNKKHKILLPPDTTYDVRRESCSRPVPLDPNWYKDEAMLQFLYQAQCYGVDPVVLDRVARYMERISPGGNWERFFLEATDTQVQTLSLQAGWNLVSLYVQPERAQMKALLASIRDRLVLVKDEAGRVYSPELGVDQIKRWDWRRAYMVFVTEPTTWTVEGRPIPASATVTLKAGWNLIPYWSTVSMPVADALASLGSALVLVKDLEGRLFFPDYEVYTLQTLTPGQGYKVYVTKEVTLRYPAPPSGKRTAVVTDPEGSRATLSSVLILQGLPEEGQLQVRTEQGDIVGEGTVRQGRAAVVVWGDEPLTEAREGARIGETLELWWIGSTDTYRLPVKRVVDALQQQELPTTLQFAPDQVWVVEAEAIPRRFSLSPPYPHPVTNRSVLVYQLPEAARVRLEVFDVLGRRVATLVDAYQEAGTHRVVLDAHSLAGGTYFYRLQAGPHQATGQMIVIR, from the coding sequence ATGCCGGGGACGATGCGGTACGCCTGGGGATTCCTGTTTGGAGGATTGCTCCTCACCTTTGGACTAACGCATTTCTTAAAGGCCAACGAGGAAGTGGTGGTGGTGCTTCCCATTGAGGTGATTGGGCCAGACGGCTACACGGTGGCTGTCGAGGTCTACGTGTCGGACACCACCGGCGTCGACTCCATGTACCTGAAGGGCCATCTGCTGGGCTACCTGTACACGCCGGCGCTGGAAGATACCGGTGGATACGACAAAAAAGCAGCGTTTCGCATTAATGGAGGGCGATGGATACCGATCGATAACGAGCACTTCAAGGCGTTCTGGCCAGAGTCGCAGATGTTTACGCCGCCGCTTACGGGACCGATAGGCGGGCCGTACCGGACGCTTCGGGGCATGATTTCCATTCGGGGTACGGGCAAGTTGCGTCCGGGCCGCAATACGATTGAATTCCGGTTTAACAGGACAGAAGGGCGCACCTCTGGCTATCGTATCCTGGAGCTGGACCTTCGGCGCGGAGGGCGCAACGGGCAGAGCGTGCTGCAGGGGACCCGTTTTGTGTGGGACGATCCAGCGCAGTGGGGGCCGCCGGAAGGGTATGATACTCCAGAGGCTATTGAAGAAGGACGACGTCTGTGGCAGACCCGAGGAATTCTAAAAGGGCTCGCTGGCGAACGCCTCGTGGCAGCTTGCAGCGACTGCCATGCGACCGATGGACGCGATCTGAAATACTTCAACTTTTCGAACCAGGTCATTATTCAGAAGGCAAAGCTGCGGGGACTTACTGAGGAGGAGGGCAAAAAGATTGCAGCTTACATCCGCTCCGTTGATCTTGAACTGCCTCCGGGCGAAACGGTCGCTACCTGCGGTGGGCGTCCCTGGAACCCTCCCTATCAGCCCGGGCCAGGCCTGTCGAAGCGTCCGGTGGAATGCTGGGCTGCCGGGGCCGGTATTGAATGGGCGCTTGCCAGGGATCGCGACGTGCTGGCCTACCTGGCACCCGATGCGGCTACCGAAGCGGCGCTGAAATCCCTGCAAGGCGTGCCGCCTTCACCCGAACACTTCACAGCCCGGGCCGATCTGTCGGTGGAAAACCTGGTGCGGCATTTTAACCTGAAAAGATCGCTGCCCCTTACCGACATCCCTGTGGCCTATCAAATGCCTGACATTTTCGAGTGGTGGCCCAGTGTGTACCCGGGTGATTACTTTGGAGCAGAAGTCTTCCATAACTCCGAGACGTACCGGAGTTGGGAACAGGCCTACGAAGCCCTTAAGCAACCAGGTCAGGTAGCGGCTCTGCTGGAAGAAGCGCGTCGCTACGCGAATTCCTGGATGAGCCGGGGCATTACCACCTTTTTCCGATTTGAGGTCAATACGAAGGCCATGCCGGCCGATCTGCCCACGCCGCCCTCATGGTCAGATAAGTCTGGCGAAGGAGAGTTAGCCCGGCTGTCGCTTCGCCAATGGATTTTAATCAAACTCTGGGAACTGGTCCATAAGTACAAACTGGAGGACAAAATTGTTGAGATCTATGGCGAAAACGCCCGGGCTAATGAGATAGACCTGAGCGGATGGGATCGGAACTGGCCCGTGCGAGGCATGTGGGTTTACGACATGGCCACGCATAAACAGGGCAGTCCATATCCTGATATTGGCCCGTATGCTACGAAGGCGCAAGATCAGTACTTCTCGGCCGCCTGGTATCAGCTTTCGATCATCCTGAACAATGGGACGCGAACCTCAGGTGGTACGACCAACGTCGACTGGAACTACGTATTTGCCCACATCAATGATATGCAGCGCTGGTACAATATTCCACTCGGCGCTGAATACCTTAAGAGCCTGGTCGCCATGATGCAGACGCGCACGTCCTGGTACGTGGAGCGCAAAGCGCCCGACTGGATGGTTCCGGGGTTTGGCAAGCAAAACCGGCCAGGTTTCAAGAATCTTAAAGAGCACATGCCGCTCACTTGGTTTTACCTCGGGCATAAGCGGCGGGCGCAGGAGTTCACAGCCGAGGAAATGCGCAATATTACCGAGGCCCTGTTGCGCATCTGGATCGAAGAGGCTGAGCGCTACGACGAGCGGCATGCTGAATGGATCCGCAACTGGCGAGACAATAAAAAACACAAGATCCTGTTGCCTCCAGACACGACCTACGACGTGCGTCGTGAAAGCTGCAGCCGTCCGGTACCGCTCGATCCAAACTGGTACAAGGATGAGGCCATGCTTCAGTTCCTCTACCAGGCGCAGTGCTATGGCGTGGATCCGGTCGTGCTGGATCGGGTAGCGCGCTACATGGAACGAATCTCACCGGGCGGTAACTGGGAACGATTCTTCCTGGAGGCTACCGATACCCAGGTGCAGACGCTCTCGCTCCAGGCGGGATGGAATTTGGTGTCGCTATATGTGCAGCCTGAGCGTGCCCAAATGAAGGCATTGCTGGCCTCAATCCGTGATCGGCTGGTGCTGGTTAAGGACGAGGCTGGCAGGGTGTACAGTCCAGAGCTGGGCGTTGACCAGATCAAACGCTGGGACTGGCGCCGAGCCTATATGGTTTTTGTAACCGAACCAACCACCTGGACAGTAGAGGGCCGTCCAATACCAGCCTCTGCAACGGTAACGCTGAAAGCAGGCTGGAACCTGATTCCTTACTGGTCAACGGTCTCCATGCCGGTAGCGGACGCGCTGGCTTCGCTGGGATCGGCGCTTGTGCTGGTAAAAGATCTGGAAGGACGCCTGTTCTTCCCGGACTACGAAGTCTACACCCTGCAGACCCTGACGCCTGGCCAGGGCTACAAGGTGTATGTCACAAAAGAAGTAACGCTTCGGTATCCAGCCCCTCCAAGCGGGAAGCGGACGGCAGTGGTTACCGATCCGGAAGGCAGCCGGGCTACGCTCAGCAGTGTACTTATCCTGCAAGGATTGCCCGAGGAAGGCCAGCTTCAGGTGCGCACCGAGCAAGGGGACATTGTAGGCGAAGGGACAGTGCGCCAGGGCCGAGCAGCAGTGGTTGTCTGGGGCGATGAACCGCTAACGGAAGCCCGTGAGGGAGCCCGGATAGGCGAAACGCTAGAGCTCTGGTGGATAGGCTCGACCGACACGTACCGCCTGCCAGTAAAGCGGGTGGTCGATGCATTGCAGCAGCAGGAACTTCCGACCACGCTACAGTTTGCACCTGACCAGGTATGGGTGGTAGAAGCAGAAGCCATTCCGA
- a CDS encoding glycosyltransferase family 4 protein: protein MTQAGLRILFLDHSAALGGAELYLLDLAPAFAPPGEVVLLEEGPFYQKLQAAGIPVAVMAAPRAVRQVAREAGPGSALRAIPGLFWVAGRVARKARAFDLIYANSQKALVVGSLAARLAGRPLVWNLHDVLTTAHFSRLNIRLAVTLANRFARLVIANSDASRRAFQEAGGKTPAVVVHNGIDVQRFAAVEPGQLQAMRRALGLRDGPVVGLFSRLAPWKGQHVLLEALAQLPDVQALLVGEALFQDEQQYAQQLRQRAARADLRGRVYFLGFRDDVPALMQLVDVVVHTSVAPEPFGRVIVEGMLARRPVIATRGGGAVEILRDGETGLLVPPGDAQALAVAIQRLLRHPEQARQLAEAAYKDARTRFSIEAMRQGVRQALERAFS, encoded by the coding sequence ATGACACAGGCAGGCCTGCGCATTCTTTTTCTGGATCACAGTGCCGCCCTGGGAGGGGCTGAACTGTATCTGCTGGATCTGGCGCCTGCCTTTGCACCTCCGGGTGAAGTGGTGTTACTGGAAGAAGGGCCTTTCTACCAGAAGCTGCAGGCAGCAGGGATTCCTGTAGCGGTCATGGCGGCCCCGCGCGCGGTGCGCCAGGTTGCCCGAGAAGCAGGTCCGGGCAGCGCGTTGCGTGCCATACCAGGGCTGTTCTGGGTAGCGGGACGCGTGGCCCGAAAGGCCCGAGCGTTCGATCTGATTTACGCCAACTCGCAGAAAGCGCTCGTTGTGGGCAGTCTGGCTGCCCGATTGGCCGGGCGTCCCCTTGTATGGAACCTGCACGACGTGCTGACTACCGCACATTTTAGTCGATTAAACATTCGGCTGGCTGTAACGCTGGCCAACCGTTTTGCGCGTCTGGTCATTGCCAACTCCGACGCTTCGCGCCGGGCCTTTCAAGAAGCCGGGGGAAAAACACCTGCGGTGGTGGTGCACAATGGCATTGATGTGCAACGTTTTGCGGCCGTGGAACCCGGCCAACTGCAGGCGATGCGACGCGCGCTCGGGCTTCGGGACGGACCGGTGGTGGGACTTTTCAGTCGCCTGGCTCCCTGGAAAGGACAACATGTGCTGCTGGAGGCGCTGGCGCAGTTGCCAGACGTACAGGCCCTGCTGGTAGGAGAAGCGCTGTTTCAGGATGAACAGCAGTACGCGCAACAGCTCCGCCAGCGAGCCGCTCGGGCCGACCTGCGCGGTCGTGTGTATTTTCTGGGATTTCGAGACGATGTGCCAGCTTTGATGCAACTTGTCGATGTGGTGGTGCATACGTCGGTTGCACCCGAACCATTCGGCCGGGTGATCGTCGAGGGCATGCTGGCCCGTCGTCCCGTCATCGCCACGCGAGGCGGAGGGGCCGTAGAGATTCTGCGCGATGGGGAAACGGGCCTGCTGGTGCCGCCCGGCGATGCGCAGGCGCTTGCCGTGGCCATTCAGCGCCTGCTGCGCCACCCGGAACAGGCCCGTCAACTGGCCGAAGCTGCCTATAAAGACGCCCGTACGCGGTTTTCCATAGAGGCTATGCGTCAGGGGGTACGGCAGGCCCTTGAAAGAGCCTTCTCGTGA
- a CDS encoding FxLYD domain-containing protein, translating into MYFFDYITRIFRMGRRQRWMQGIGILGMLLGLIMVGCGQEEPAASPVQIENFRYQELPGGTRVVSGIVRNLTDQPIANLQLEIGLYDRHNRLIGTMQVPVQDIPPQGRKRFRQPLDTDQDVQGARVRSVLVL; encoded by the coding sequence ATGTACTTTTTTGATTACATCACCCGTATTTTCAGAATGGGACGCAGGCAACGCTGGATGCAAGGGATTGGAATACTGGGCATGCTGCTGGGACTCATAATGGTCGGTTGCGGACAGGAAGAGCCGGCAGCGAGCCCGGTACAGATTGAAAACTTTCGGTATCAGGAGCTGCCTGGAGGCACGCGGGTCGTGAGTGGGATTGTGCGAAACCTGACCGATCAGCCGATTGCCAACTTGCAGCTTGAAATTGGACTTTATGATCGACATAATCGGTTGATTGGTACCATGCAGGTGCCTGTGCAAGACATTCCCCCCCAGGGTCGCAAACGGTTTCGCCAACCGCTTGACACGGATCAAGATGTGCAGGGAGCCCGCGTGCGCAGCGTGCTGGTGCTCTGA
- a CDS encoding DUF58 domain-containing protein, with protein MARPAILQFLDPAVLSRLKNMELRARLIVEGFITGLHRSPYHGFSVEFAEHRPYNPGDELRHIDWKVYGKTDRFYVKQYEEETNLRHYIVLDTSPSMRYRYRAPLSKLEYSAYLAAALHFLMLRQQDATGLIAFDERVHTLLPPKSKPGYLHTLLAHLEQLVHQKPAEMRRTAVASVLHEVAERIHRRSLVVLITDLFDNRSAHDELLRALRHLRHRGHEVLVFHVLEGDAERRFALPDRPLRLFDVETGEELTLHPAQFREAYVRALQTFTEQFRRRCLEHRIDFIELDTGQPYDVALLAYLNKRQRLG; from the coding sequence ATGGCCCGTCCTGCGATATTGCAGTTTCTCGATCCGGCTGTGCTCTCACGCCTGAAAAACATGGAGCTGCGGGCACGCCTGATCGTTGAGGGATTCATCACCGGATTGCACCGCAGCCCGTATCATGGCTTTTCAGTAGAATTTGCCGAGCACCGCCCCTACAACCCGGGTGACGAACTGCGACACATTGACTGGAAAGTTTACGGCAAAACAGACCGCTTCTACGTAAAGCAGTACGAAGAGGAAACGAACCTGCGCCATTATATCGTGCTCGACACGTCGCCCTCCATGCGCTATCGTTACCGAGCGCCTCTGAGTAAACTTGAGTACAGCGCCTATCTGGCTGCCGCCCTGCATTTCCTCATGCTACGTCAGCAGGATGCCACAGGACTAATTGCTTTCGACGAACGCGTACATACGTTGCTCCCTCCCAAAAGCAAACCAGGGTACCTGCATACGCTGCTGGCTCATCTGGAACAGCTGGTGCACCAGAAGCCTGCCGAAATGCGACGCACGGCGGTGGCCTCCGTGCTGCATGAAGTGGCCGAACGCATCCACCGCCGATCGCTGGTGGTGCTGATTACAGACCTGTTCGACAACCGGTCCGCTCACGACGAACTGCTGCGCGCCCTGCGCCATCTCCGGCATCGTGGACACGAAGTGCTGGTTTTCCACGTGTTAGAAGGGGATGCTGAGCGACGCTTTGCCCTGCCCGACCGTCCATTACGCCTTTTCGATGTGGAAACAGGCGAAGAGCTGACGCTGCATCCCGCGCAATTCCGTGAAGCCTATGTACGGGCGCTGCAGACGTTTACCGAACAATTTCGCCGGCGCTGCCTGGAACACCGCATCGATTTTATCGAGCTGGATACCGGTCAGCCCTACGACGTCGCCTTGCTGGCTTATCTGAACAAACGCCAGCGACTGGGCTAA
- the pyrR gene encoding bifunctional pyr operon transcriptional regulator/uracil phosphoribosyltransferase PyrR, giving the protein MEAQDRIKAQLMDAADLDRTLERMARQIIERAALDARGEERLALVGMQTRGVYLARRLQAKIRAAAGLEVPVGILDVTLYRDDVRLRAHQPVVRPTHIPFDVTGRHLVLIDDVIYTGRTARAALDALMDLGRPAAVYLLVMIDRGLRELPICPDIVGRQVPTLPGEEVRVRLREVDDREGVWLVETARTPTP; this is encoded by the coding sequence ATGGAAGCTCAAGATCGTATTAAAGCGCAGCTTATGGACGCGGCCGATCTGGACCGCACGCTGGAGCGCATGGCTCGGCAGATCATCGAACGAGCCGCGCTTGATGCCCGTGGGGAAGAGCGACTGGCCCTGGTGGGCATGCAAACCCGGGGCGTATATCTGGCCCGTCGCCTGCAGGCAAAAATTCGGGCGGCGGCCGGATTGGAGGTGCCGGTTGGCATCCTTGATGTAACCCTCTACCGAGACGACGTGCGACTGCGTGCGCATCAGCCGGTGGTACGCCCCACTCATATTCCCTTCGACGTGACCGGCCGTCACCTGGTGCTTATTGACGACGTCATCTATACAGGACGTACAGCCCGGGCTGCCCTGGATGCGCTCATGGACCTGGGGCGTCCGGCTGCTGTTTATCTGCTGGTGATGATTGATCGAGGCCTGCGCGAGCTGCCTATCTGCCCTGATATTGTTGGACGCCAGGTGCCCACGCTTCCGGGCGAAGAAGTGCGCGTGCGCTTGCGCGAAGTGGACGACCGCGAAGGCGTCTGGCTGGTAGAGACGGCCCGCACGCCGACTCCGTAA